The genomic window GGGCAACAACGAATTTAAATGCGTACAAGGCACCATGTTCACCGATATGATCCGTTATAATCTCAACAGTTCGAATGCGGCCAACTACAGCTCCGCCGCTGCGGGGTTTCTTCATTACCTGCACGGCGTAAATCCGGTCGGCATCACCTACCTGAGCAATATGTACGGGCTTGGCGGTGATACCTGCGTAAATGAAATCTACCATGGATGGTTTACAGACGGCAGTGCATTGTGGGACCGTGCAGGTACTTCCACCTATGGCCCGCCGCCGGGTTTTATTCCGGGTGGAGCAAACCCATCTTATGCGTTGGATGGTTGTTGTCCGAATGGTTGCGGCAGTTATAACAGTCAGTGCAATGCTGCACAGGTTACACCGCCGCTTTATCAACCTGTACAGAAATCCTATCGCGACTGGAATGCGAACTGGCCGCAGGATTCATGGCAGATCACGGAAGTGGCCATTTACACCGAAGCGAGTTACCTTAAATTGCTGTCGTGGTTTACCGGCGGAACGTGCAACAGTTTTAAAGAAGGACAGGAAAAAATAGTAGTGGAGCCAAAGGCATTATTGCTTTACCCCAACCCTGCCGATGACGTGTTGATGGCCGATGTTGATGATTGGGATGAAATACCGGCAAGCATCAACATTTTTTCTATGGATGGCCGGCCGGTACAGGAATTCAGCAAAGTGCTGCTGCCCTGCCAGCTTTCAATAAATAACTTACCTGCCGGAAGTTATCTTATCAGGTTACAGACTTCTTCCGGTGTGGTTACCGGAAAGTTTACGAAACAATAGCTATATGCTTCAGCCTGCCAGGTCGCCCGGAGCGGCAGGCGGGTTGTTTATTCGTGATCTTGCTTTTTCAAGTAATCGCTCCAGTATCAAATCAGCCAGCACTGCTGCGGGCGGAGTCGCGGAATCAGCAGCAAGACGTGCCTTTGCCTTCTCTTCATCCACATCAATCCGGTACAACAGCCACAACAGTTTTTCATAATCGTTGTGGAGTAAAGTTTCCAGCTTGTCAATCAGCTCCTTTCTTATTGCGGCGAATACATCATCGCTGCCTTCAATTGCCGGTAAGTCAATGTAGCTGCCCAGCAATTGTATAACCTGTGTTTCAACCGGTGAAAGATGCATGTTATTCATGGCCTGATCGCTTCCGGTGAGATAGTATGTTGTTACTCAAAATTTTTCAAAGATGGCTGCATCTGATTGCATGGACGAAGTAAAATGCACGGCATAGATTCCCGGCGGAAGCATCGTGATATTCATTCTGCCTTTCTCCGGATGATCTGCTGTATAAACTAAAACGCCCATTGCATTATATACTGCAACCCTTTCAATGTTGCTGATTCCTGTGATAGTAATTTCCTTTTGTGTGGGATTTGGGATAATCCTGCATGCAATTCCGGCAGCAGGATTTTCCATTCCTGTTGTTAGTTCCTTTTTTAAAACCAGTCCGTTATGTCCGCATGCATACACCGCATTGGAATCGCCGGCCAGCCCGGATAGAACGGATGAAGAAGAATAATCCAACGTCCAGCTTTGACCTCCATCGGAGGTTTCATAAATATCATATTGCCCGGAGAGAGCGTAGCCGTGTTGCGAATCGGTGAACAGCAGGTCGCCGCCTGCATCCAGTCCGGTCCCAGCTACCTCACTCCAGGTTTCGCCCTGATTATTTGTAGCGAATAAATAGCCATCACCCGAAATGGCAAAACCATTTTGTGCATCAATAAAACTCAGGCCTGCCAGGTAATAATTGCTGTTGAAATTTACCGTATCAAACTGCCACGTGGCACCATAATCAGTGCTCTTGTAAATACTGAGATGATACGCCGCAATAAAAACAGAATCGCTGAAGGCCACCATTTTTTCAGGAACAAAATAGGGCGCTCCGGAAATGGATGACCACGAAGTTCCGCCATCCAAACTTCTGTAAACACCTGTTAATCCTCCGTACACGCCTGTCATGCTGTTTGAAAAACAAATCGATGTTACAAAACAGGTACAACCTCCCGTGTTTACCCAATTATTGCCGGCATTATACGTGCGCATAATGTTTCCACTGCCATTGGCAACAAAGCCCGTATCCGTATTGCGGAAAAACGCTTCCGTATAAATGAACGCAGAAGGATTCTGTACCGATG from Chitinophagales bacterium includes these protein-coding regions:
- a CDS encoding T9SS type A sorting domain-containing protein, translating into MKNSAIIHSNKMCCRCIQAITKVVMMVISLLLSSFFPVCAQDWEPLPTGTGLDLLGLQRLAPGTLIFFGDDGILLKTVNGGVSFSSVQNPSAFIYTEAFFRNTDTGFVANGSGNIMRTYNAGNNWVNTGGCTCFVTSICFSNSMTGVYGGLTGVYRSLDGGTSWSSISGAPYFVPEKMVAFSDSVFIAAYHLSIYKSTDYGATWQFDTVNFNSNYYLAGLSFIDAQNGFAISGDGYLFATNNQGETWSEVAGTGLDAGGDLLFTDSQHGYALSGQYDIYETSDGGQSWTLDYSSSSVLSGLAGDSNAVYACGHNGLVLKKELTTGMENPAAGIACRIIPNPTQKEITITGISNIERVAVYNAMGVLVYTADHPEKGRMNITMLPPGIYAVHFTSSMQSDAAIFEKF